From the Burkholderia ubonensis genome, one window contains:
- a CDS encoding RDD family protein gives MLYEAVLLFGVVFFAALAFSVVLQQRNGLVHHNLLAAWIALVVGAYFVWFWTHGGQTLPMKTWRLKIESASGRPLSAGHALVRYALGWLWFLPPLALHPLLGLSVPVTLALAGAWIAVWAGAARLHAGRQFPHDRLARTRVVAVSR, from the coding sequence ATGCTGTATGAAGCCGTCCTGCTGTTCGGCGTGGTGTTCTTCGCCGCGCTCGCCTTCAGCGTCGTGCTGCAACAGCGCAACGGCCTCGTTCATCACAACCTGCTCGCCGCGTGGATCGCGCTCGTCGTCGGCGCATATTTCGTCTGGTTCTGGACGCACGGCGGCCAGACGCTGCCGATGAAGACCTGGCGCCTGAAGATCGAGTCGGCGAGCGGCCGGCCGCTGAGCGCCGGCCACGCGCTCGTCCGCTACGCGCTCGGCTGGCTGTGGTTCCTGCCGCCGCTCGCGCTGCACCCGCTCCTCGGCCTGTCCGTGCCCGTCACGCTCGCGCTCGCCGGCGCGTGGATCGCCGTGTGGGCCGGCGCCGCCCGTCTGCACGCGGGGCGGCAATTTCCGCACGACCGGCTCGCGCGCACCCGCGTCGTCGCGGTTTCGCGTTGA
- a CDS encoding ArnT family glycosyltransferase yields the protein MPGTAAPSRRRTSVPASAHHTRSAADPDLDTTLHTAGSPSGAAAAAAAAAVTVAVSVADAPRDRALRLAWRAWLLVAALAAAYLLPGIVGHDPWKQDETYTFGIIQHMLETGDLVVPTNAGAPFMEKPPLYAWVATSLAWLLQRVLPLHDAARLASALFAALAFGFTARAARVASGAAGWFDLKVIGPVALCASSLVVVKHVHDMMTDVALFAGTAIAFCGLLELVMQHVARGRQLQHGLPVRPSGPWAAPLFGAGVGVALMAKGLFVPLVFGATLTAVLALYPECRTRAFARALSIAALVFAPFAIIWPTALFLRSETLFLTWFWDNNVGRFFGFSVPQLGAENDKPLFILRAFLTVGIPVTPLAIVALARGAWRDWRAPRIALPVVFAGVGLAVLEVSATSRQLYILPFFAPLALVAAQAIDRLPQRLHVAWDYLSRALFGSIAVLAWTIWSVMADPAASHERLAPLGRWLPLDWTMPIEPGLVLGALALTVGWLWLLPTLRTTGRWRGALSWASGAIVAWGLVYTLLLPWLDVAKSYRSVYEDLNAHLALEWNDGDCMASLNGLGESEAPMLYYFSGILHRPVSDPAATRCTWMIVQGVRAVDPSPGSEWKLFWTGARPGDDNEMLRVYVRTPEQHPQ from the coding sequence ATGCCAGGAACCGCAGCACCCAGCCGGCGACGCACGTCCGTGCCAGCCTCGGCACACCACACCCGATCGGCCGCCGATCCCGACCTCGATACGACGCTTCATACCGCCGGCTCGCCGTCCGGGGCGGCAGCCGCGGCCGCGGCTGCGGCCGTGACGGTGGCCGTGAGCGTCGCCGACGCGCCCCGCGACCGCGCGCTGCGGCTGGCCTGGCGCGCGTGGCTGCTGGTCGCGGCACTGGCGGCTGCGTACCTGCTGCCCGGCATAGTGGGCCATGATCCGTGGAAGCAGGACGAAACCTACACGTTCGGCATCATCCAGCACATGCTCGAGACCGGCGACCTCGTCGTGCCGACCAATGCCGGCGCGCCGTTCATGGAAAAGCCGCCGCTCTACGCCTGGGTCGCGACGAGCCTCGCCTGGCTGCTGCAGCGCGTGCTGCCGCTGCACGACGCGGCGCGGCTCGCGAGCGCGCTGTTCGCGGCGCTCGCGTTCGGCTTCACCGCGCGCGCGGCGCGCGTCGCGAGCGGCGCTGCCGGCTGGTTCGACCTGAAGGTGATCGGGCCGGTCGCGCTGTGCGCAAGCAGCCTCGTCGTCGTCAAGCACGTGCATGACATGATGACGGACGTCGCGCTGTTCGCCGGCACGGCAATCGCGTTTTGCGGCCTGCTCGAACTCGTGATGCAGCACGTCGCGCGCGGGCGCCAATTGCAGCACGGGCTGCCGGTGCGGCCGTCCGGCCCCTGGGCTGCGCCGCTGTTCGGCGCGGGCGTCGGCGTCGCGTTGATGGCGAAGGGACTGTTCGTGCCGCTGGTGTTCGGCGCCACGCTGACCGCCGTGCTGGCGCTCTATCCCGAATGCCGCACCCGCGCGTTCGCGCGCGCGCTCAGCATCGCCGCGCTGGTGTTCGCGCCGTTCGCGATCATCTGGCCGACCGCGCTGTTCCTGCGCTCCGAGACGCTCTTCCTCACCTGGTTCTGGGACAACAACGTCGGCCGCTTCTTCGGCTTCTCGGTGCCGCAGCTCGGCGCGGAAAACGACAAGCCGCTGTTCATCCTGCGCGCGTTCCTGACCGTCGGCATCCCGGTCACGCCGCTCGCGATCGTCGCGCTCGCCCGGGGCGCATGGCGTGACTGGCGCGCGCCGCGCATCGCGCTGCCGGTCGTGTTCGCCGGCGTCGGGCTGGCAGTGCTGGAAGTGTCCGCGACGTCGCGCCAGCTCTACATCCTGCCGTTCTTCGCGCCGCTCGCGCTGGTCGCCGCGCAGGCGATCGACCGCCTGCCGCAAAGGCTGCACGTCGCGTGGGATTACCTGAGCCGCGCGCTGTTCGGCAGCATCGCGGTGCTCGCATGGACGATCTGGTCGGTGATGGCCGATCCGGCCGCGTCGCACGAACGCCTCGCGCCGCTCGGCCGCTGGCTGCCGCTCGACTGGACGATGCCGATCGAACCGGGCCTCGTGCTCGGCGCGCTCGCGCTGACGGTCGGATGGCTCTGGCTGCTGCCGACGCTGCGCACGACGGGCCGCTGGCGCGGCGCACTGTCGTGGGCGTCGGGCGCGATCGTCGCGTGGGGCCTCGTCTACACGCTGCTGCTGCCGTGGCTCGACGTCGCGAAAAGCTACCGTTCGGTGTACGAAGACCTGAACGCGCACCTCGCGCTCGAATGGAACGACGGCGACTGCATGGCGAGCCTGAACGGGCTCGGCGAGTCGGAAGCGCCGATGCTCTACTACTTCTCCGGCATCCTGCACCGGCCCGTCTCCGACCCGGCGGCGACGCGCTGCACGTGGATGATCGTCCAGGGCGTGCGTGCCGTCGATCCGTCGCCGGGCAGCGAATGGAAGCTGTTCTGGACGGG
- a CDS encoding TetR/AcrR family transcriptional regulator, which yields MEAKPPRRTRERILELSLKLFNEIGEPNVTTTTIAEEMEISPGNLYYHFRNKDDIINSIFAQFEQAIEKRLRFPEDHRPTIDETWSYLQYMADFMWTYRFLYRDLNDLLARNRTLETHFKQIISHKVRFAREMCELLVSDAEMVATPAEIAVIATNMAVISTYWLSYQYVMHPRKYNDQDAIREELHQVSMHVISVMAPYLRGRSRQLFDDLVSGKLPKREFADYLPPRDGSPRAGGPALLAKDAKQ from the coding sequence ATGGAAGCGAAACCTCCCCGCCGCACCCGCGAACGGATTCTCGAGCTGTCGTTGAAACTCTTCAACGAGATCGGCGAACCGAACGTCACCACCACGACGATCGCCGAGGAAATGGAAATCAGCCCAGGCAACCTCTACTACCATTTCCGCAACAAGGACGACATCATCAACAGCATCTTCGCGCAGTTCGAGCAGGCGATCGAAAAGCGCCTGCGCTTCCCCGAAGATCACCGTCCGACGATCGACGAAACATGGTCGTACCTGCAGTACATGGCCGACTTCATGTGGACCTACCGTTTCCTGTATCGCGACCTCAACGACCTGCTCGCGCGCAACCGCACGCTGGAAACGCACTTCAAGCAGATCATCAGCCACAAGGTGCGCTTCGCGCGCGAGATGTGCGAGCTGCTCGTGTCGGATGCCGAGATGGTGGCGACGCCCGCCGAGATCGCGGTCATCGCAACCAACATGGCCGTGATCTCGACCTACTGGCTGTCGTATCAGTACGTGATGCACCCGCGCAAGTACAACGACCAGGATGCGATCCGCGAGGAGTTGCACCAGGTCAGCATGCACGTGATCTCCGTGATGGCGCCGTACCTGCGCGGCCGCTCGCGGCAGCTGTTCGACGATCTCGTCTCCGGCAAGCTGCCCAAGCGCGAATTCGCCGACTACCTGCCGCCGCGCGACGGTTCGCCGCGCGCCGGCGGGCCGGCCCTCCTCGCAAAGGACGCGAAGCAATGA
- a CDS encoding SDR family oxidoreductase translates to MTEPSERKVVLITGASRGIGRACAVLAAARGWDVGINYARDAAAADATAAAVRDAGGRACVVAGDVSSEADVVAMFDTVVATLGRLDALVNNAGIVAPSLPLADMPVERLKRVFDTNVLGAYLCAREAARRLSTDRGGRGGAIVNVSSIAARLGSPNEYVDYAGSKGAVDSLTIGLAKELGPHGVRVNAVRPGLIETEIHASGGQPGRAGRLGAQTPLGRAGEAQEVAEAIVWLLGDAASYTTGALLDVGGGR, encoded by the coding sequence ATGACCGAACCGTCCGAACGCAAAGTCGTCCTGATCACCGGCGCGAGCCGCGGCATCGGCCGCGCATGCGCCGTGCTCGCGGCTGCACGCGGCTGGGACGTCGGCATCAACTACGCGCGCGACGCGGCGGCGGCCGACGCGACCGCGGCCGCCGTGCGCGACGCGGGCGGCCGCGCGTGCGTCGTGGCCGGCGACGTGTCGAGCGAAGCGGACGTCGTCGCGATGTTCGACACCGTCGTCGCGACGCTCGGCCGGCTCGACGCGCTCGTCAACAACGCCGGCATCGTCGCGCCGTCGCTGCCGCTCGCCGACATGCCGGTCGAACGGCTGAAGCGGGTGTTCGACACCAACGTGCTCGGCGCGTACCTGTGCGCGCGCGAGGCCGCGCGCCGGCTGTCGACCGATCGCGGCGGCCGCGGCGGCGCAATCGTCAACGTGTCGTCGATCGCGGCCCGGCTCGGCTCGCCGAACGAATACGTCGACTATGCGGGGTCGAAGGGCGCGGTCGATTCGCTGACGATCGGCCTCGCGAAGGAACTCGGGCCGCACGGCGTGCGCGTGAACGCCGTGCGGCCGGGCCTGATCGAAACCGAGATCCACGCGAGCGGCGGCCAGCCGGGCCGCGCCGGCCGCCTCGGCGCGCAGACGCCGCTCGGCCGCGCGGGCGAAGCGCAGGAAGTCGCCGAGGCGATCGTCTGGCTGCTCGGCGATGCCGCGTCGTATACGACCGGCGCCCTCCTCGACGTCGGCGGCGGCCGCTGA
- a CDS encoding UDP-2,3-diacylglucosamine diphosphatase, producing MGQKPSATSLFRHPLGARAATAFLSGSAAADTLTAHEPPAASATQRDDHEPSAHRYRTIWLSDIHLGSSGCQATYLLDFLRHNDSEYLYLVGDIIDGWQLKKGWYWPQAHNDVVQKILRKARKGTQVVYIPGNHDEGARQFCDLAFGDIQVRGEAFHTTLSGKRLWIVHGDLFDGVIQHAKWLAYLGDTLYTLILVLNRWFNRIRSRLGFQYWSLSQYLKHQVKNAVNFISQFETVMTDEARRRGCDGVVCGHIHKAEIRDIDGVLYCNDGDWVESLSALVETMEGELKVVYWTAMRTPSAAVSRKTKATA from the coding sequence ATGGGCCAGAAACCGTCCGCGACCTCCCTGTTTCGTCACCCCCTCGGCGCCCGCGCCGCCACCGCCTTCCTGTCCGGCTCGGCCGCGGCCGACACCCTCACGGCACATGAACCGCCTGCCGCGTCCGCCACGCAGCGCGACGATCACGAACCGTCCGCGCATCGCTACCGCACCATCTGGCTGTCCGACATCCATCTCGGCTCGAGCGGCTGCCAGGCCACGTACCTGCTCGACTTCCTGCGCCACAACGATTCCGAATACCTGTACCTCGTCGGCGACATCATCGACGGCTGGCAGCTGAAAAAGGGCTGGTACTGGCCGCAGGCGCACAACGACGTCGTGCAGAAGATCCTGCGCAAGGCCCGCAAGGGCACGCAGGTCGTCTACATCCCGGGCAACCACGACGAAGGCGCGCGGCAGTTCTGCGACCTCGCGTTCGGCGACATCCAGGTGCGCGGCGAGGCGTTCCACACGACGCTGTCAGGCAAACGTTTGTGGATCGTGCACGGCGACCTGTTCGACGGCGTGATCCAGCACGCGAAATGGCTCGCGTACCTCGGCGACACGCTCTACACGCTGATCCTCGTGCTGAACCGCTGGTTCAACCGGATCCGCAGCCGGCTCGGCTTCCAGTACTGGTCGCTGTCGCAGTACCTGAAGCACCAGGTGAAGAACGCGGTCAACTTCATCTCGCAGTTCGAGACCGTGATGACCGACGAAGCCCGCCGGCGCGGCTGCGACGGCGTCGTCTGCGGCCACATCCACAAGGCGGAGATCCGCGACATCGACGGCGTGCTGTACTGCAACGACGGCGATTGGGTCGAGAGCCTGTCCGCGCTCGTCGAAACGATGGAAGGCGAGCTGAAGGTCGTCTACTGGACGGCGATGCGCACGCCGTCCGCGGCCGTCTCGCGCAAGACCAAGGCCACGGCCTGA
- a CDS encoding diacylglycerol kinase encodes MKRDLNDHTSPTAATAPTHRPFDEEEPHADTDAHASEPLGPDDGLAPLPPNPYKRNRGLTRAWYALKHSLNGFRVAIREESAFRQELTLAALMLPIGAFAPVPAASRALLIASVLLVLIVELLNSSVEAAIDRISLERHELSKRAKDLGSAAVTVALFACVTTWGFVLGPVVARWLGF; translated from the coding sequence TTGAAACGAGACCTGAACGACCACACCTCACCGACTGCCGCAACGGCACCCACGCATCGCCCGTTCGACGAAGAAGAGCCGCACGCCGACACCGACGCGCACGCGTCCGAGCCGCTCGGCCCCGACGACGGCCTCGCGCCGCTGCCGCCGAATCCGTACAAGCGCAACCGCGGCCTCACGCGCGCGTGGTACGCGCTCAAGCATTCGCTGAACGGTTTCCGGGTCGCGATCCGCGAGGAGAGCGCATTCCGCCAGGAACTGACGCTCGCCGCGCTGATGCTGCCCATCGGCGCATTCGCGCCGGTGCCCGCCGCGTCGCGCGCGCTCCTGATCGCGTCGGTGCTGCTGGTGCTGATCGTCGAGCTGCTGAACTCGAGCGTCGAAGCCGCGATCGACCGCATCTCGCTCGAGCGCCACGAACTGTCGAAGCGCGCGAAGGACCTCGGCAGCGCGGCCGTCACGGTTGCGCTGTTCGCGTGCGTGACCACGTGGGGCTTCGTGCTCGGCCCGGTCGTCGCGCGCTGGCTCGGCTTCTAG
- a CDS encoding glycosyltransferase family 4 protein — translation MKIMIVTDAWEPQVNGVVRTLKSTSRELTALGHRVELLTPLEFRTVPCPTYPEIRLSILPYRKLRARIDAFAPDALHIATEGPLGLAARRYARARKLPFTTAYHTRFPEYVQARFGIPLAATYRFLHWFHAPSLAVMAPTPVVKHDLEQYGFTNVVLWTRGVDLDIFRPMESKVLNTARPIFLYVGRVAIEKNVEAFLRLDLPGSKWVAGEGPALAELKSRYPEANYLGVLSQAELAKVYAAADVFVFPSRTDTFGLVLLEALACGTPVAAYPVTGPVDVLGGGNAGAMHEDLQEACLEALKIERATAREWAERFSWRAASEQFASHLKPLPKTAYSPAEGAAI, via the coding sequence ATGAAGATCATGATCGTCACCGACGCGTGGGAACCGCAGGTCAACGGCGTCGTGCGCACGCTGAAGAGCACGTCCCGCGAACTCACGGCCCTCGGCCACCGCGTCGAACTGCTGACGCCGCTCGAATTCCGCACGGTGCCCTGCCCGACCTATCCGGAAATCCGCCTGTCGATCCTGCCGTACCGCAAGCTGCGCGCGCGGATCGACGCGTTCGCGCCCGACGCGCTGCACATCGCGACCGAGGGGCCGCTCGGCCTCGCCGCGCGCCGCTATGCACGCGCGCGCAAGCTGCCGTTCACGACCGCGTATCACACGCGCTTCCCGGAATACGTGCAGGCGCGCTTCGGCATCCCGCTGGCCGCGACCTACCGCTTCCTGCACTGGTTCCACGCGCCGTCGCTCGCGGTGATGGCGCCGACGCCGGTCGTCAAGCACGACCTCGAGCAGTACGGCTTCACGAACGTCGTCCTGTGGACACGCGGCGTGGATCTCGATATCTTCCGGCCCATGGAGTCCAAGGTCCTCAACACCGCCCGGCCGATCTTCCTGTACGTCGGCCGCGTCGCGATCGAGAAGAACGTCGAGGCGTTCCTGCGGCTCGACCTGCCCGGCTCGAAGTGGGTCGCGGGCGAAGGCCCCGCGCTCGCGGAGCTGAAGTCGCGTTATCCGGAGGCGAACTACCTCGGCGTGCTGTCGCAGGCCGAGCTCGCCAAGGTCTACGCGGCCGCGGACGTGTTCGTGTTCCCGAGCCGCACCGACACCTTCGGGCTCGTGCTGCTCGAGGCGCTCGCATGCGGCACGCCGGTCGCGGCCTACCCGGTCACCGGCCCGGTCGACGTGCTCGGCGGCGGCAACGCGGGCGCGATGCACGAGGACCTGCAGGAAGCCTGCCTCGAAGCGCTGAAGATCGAGCGCGCGACCGCCCGCGAGTGGGCGGAGCGCTTCTCGTGGCGCGCCGCGTCCGAGCAGTTCGCGTCGCATCTGAAACCGCTGCCGAAGACTGCGTACTCGCCCGCCGAAGGTGCTGCCATTTGA
- a CDS encoding TIGR00730 family Rossman fold protein, producing the protein MKAVCVYCGSSPGVRPVYAEAARAFGRALVDAGLTLVYGGGRVGLMGTIADEVMAAGGRAVGVIPELLVDKEVGHTGLSELHVVPDMHHRKKMMADLADGFVAMPGGAGTLEEFFEVYTWAQLGYHRKPVALYNIDAFYDPLIALLRHTVDEGFMRPAYFDTLCIDADPAALIGQLRGYQPPTRDKWAPDETE; encoded by the coding sequence ATGAAGGCCGTATGCGTGTACTGCGGGTCGTCGCCCGGCGTGCGGCCCGTCTATGCGGAAGCCGCGCGCGCGTTCGGCCGCGCCCTCGTCGATGCCGGCCTCACGCTCGTCTACGGCGGCGGCCGCGTCGGGCTGATGGGCACGATCGCCGACGAAGTGATGGCGGCCGGCGGCCGCGCGGTCGGCGTGATCCCCGAGCTGCTCGTCGACAAGGAAGTCGGCCACACCGGCCTGTCGGAGCTGCACGTGGTGCCGGACATGCATCACCGCAAGAAGATGATGGCCGACCTCGCCGACGGGTTCGTCGCGATGCCCGGCGGCGCCGGCACGCTCGAGGAATTCTTCGAGGTCTACACGTGGGCGCAGCTCGGCTATCACCGCAAGCCCGTCGCGCTCTACAACATCGACGCGTTCTACGATCCGCTGATCGCGCTGCTCCGGCACACGGTCGACGAAGGCTTCATGCGGCCCGCCTATTTCGACACGCTGTGCATCGACGCCGATCCGGCCGCGCTGATCGGGCAGCTGCGCGGCTACCAGCCGCCCACGCGCGACAAGTGGGCGCCCGACGAAACCGAATGA